The following are from one region of the Gadus chalcogrammus isolate NIFS_2021 chromosome 19, NIFS_Gcha_1.0, whole genome shotgun sequence genome:
- the LOC130372385 gene encoding ras-related protein Rab-27B-like gives MTDGDYDYLIKLLALGDSGVGKTTFLYRYTDNKFNPKFITTVGIDFREKRVVYTASNPNGTTAGKTFKVHLQLWDTAGQERFRSLTTAFFRDAMGFLLMFDLTSQQSFLNVRNWMSQLQANAYCENPDIVLVGNKADLADQREVQEKQAKELADKYGIPYFETSAATGVEVDKAVITLLDLVMKRMEQCVDKPPAEPANGNGATKLSPAQPNEKKCAC, from the exons ATGACGGATGGGGATTATGACTACCTTATAAAGCTCCTTGCTCTGGGGGACTCCGGTGTGGGGAAGACCACCTTCCTCTATAGGTACACCGACAACAAGTTCAACCCCAAGTTCATCACCACAGTCGGCATCGACTTCAGGGAAAAGAGAGTG GTGTACACGGCCTCCAACCCCAATGGGACCACCGCGGGGAAGACCTTCAAGGTCCACCTGCAGCTCTGGGACACAGCCGGCCAGGAGAG gttcCGCAGTCTGACCACAGCGTTCTTCAGGGATGCTATGGGCTTCCTGCTGATGTTCGACCTCACCAGCCAGCAGAGCTTCCTCAACGTCCGCAACTGGATGA GTCAGCTGCAGGCTAATGCGTACTGTGAGAACCCAGACATCGTGTTGGTGGGGAACAAGGCTGACCTGGCCGACCAGAGGGAGGTCCAGGAGAAACAGGCCAAGGAGCTAGCTGATAAATACGG GATCCCGTACTTTGAGACGAGTGCAGCgacgggggtggaggtggacaaGGCGGTGATCACGCTGCTGGACCTGGTCATGAAGAGGATGGAACAGTGCGTGGACAAACCCCCAGCAGAACCAGCCAATGGCAACGGAGCAACCAAGCTTAGCCCCGCCCAGCCCAATGAGAAGAAATGTGCATGTTAG